One Streptomyces sp. NBC_00223 genomic window carries:
- a CDS encoding respiratory chain complex I subunit 1 family protein: MAAQVVVVVAGAPLLAGLMRQVRARMEGRAGAGVRQPWRDLRKLLRKEPVTPVGTGPAFRVAPLLLVATTAVVAALLPLVSTDTPVSGRADLIVVVALLALGTVALALAGLDTGTAFGGMGASREMTVAALVEPTILLAVFALSIPSGSTNLAAIVSGAADDPARSASPAGLLAIAALAVAVLAETGRLPVDNPSTHLELTMIHEAMVLEYAGPDLALVELGAQMRLAVLLGLLTSLFAPWGIATTATWAALAVGLALLVVKVTLLGAVLAAAEVFWAKVRLFRVPELLAGSFLLALLAVAASFFLNGR, translated from the coding sequence GTGGCCGCGCAGGTTGTCGTGGTGGTCGCCGGGGCCCCGCTGCTGGCCGGGCTGATGCGGCAGGTACGGGCCCGGATGGAGGGCCGGGCCGGCGCCGGGGTCCGGCAGCCGTGGCGGGACCTGCGCAAACTCCTGCGCAAGGAGCCGGTCACACCGGTCGGCACCGGACCCGCCTTCCGGGTCGCGCCGCTGCTGCTGGTCGCCACCACCGCCGTGGTGGCCGCGCTGCTGCCGCTGGTCTCGACCGACACCCCGGTCAGCGGCCGCGCCGACCTGATCGTCGTGGTGGCGCTGCTGGCGCTGGGCACGGTCGCGCTCGCGCTGGCCGGCCTGGACACCGGCACCGCCTTCGGCGGCATGGGCGCCTCACGGGAGATGACGGTCGCCGCCCTGGTCGAACCGACGATCCTGCTCGCGGTCTTCGCCCTGTCGATACCGTCCGGGTCCACCAATCTGGCGGCCATCGTCTCCGGCGCCGCCGACGACCCGGCCCGGTCGGCCTCACCGGCCGGCCTGCTGGCGATCGCCGCGCTGGCCGTGGCCGTCCTCGCCGAGACCGGCCGGCTGCCGGTGGACAACCCCTCCACCCACCTCGAACTCACCATGATCCACGAGGCGATGGTCCTGGAGTACGCGGGCCCCGACCTCGCGCTGGTGGAACTGGGCGCGCAGATGCGCCTGGCCGTTCTGCTGGGCCTGCTGACCTCCCTGTTCGCGCCCTGGGGCATCGCCACCACCGCGACCTGGGCGGCGCTGGCCGTGGGCCTGGCGCTGCTGGTCGTGAAGGTGACGCTGCTGGGGGCCGTGCTCGCCGCGGCCGAGGTCTTCTGGGCCAAGGTCCGGCTGTTCCGCGTACCCGAGCTGCTGGCCGGGTCGTTCCTGCTCGCGCTGCTCGCCGTGGCGGCGTCGTTCTTCCTGAACGGGAGGTGA
- a CDS encoding proton-conducting transporter transmembrane domain-containing protein — protein sequence MSAVGAALTAAAVLAAVAAAAGTWLPARARVTLAGVCTAGLGAAGLTAGVAALGGQSWSADLPDLLPLAGAHLAVDALSGLFMAVAGAVVLAVGVYGIGYAGGGHGLSGRGVQAVLPVFALTLILVPAAASVSTFLVLWELMALTSLALVVAEHRERGSVREAGLWYAVMTHLGLVLLLVGLAWFAAEAGGETFTALRAGAAGMSPAARDTVFVAAGLGFASKAGMVPLHAWLPRAHPEAPSHVSALMSAAMVNLGVYGIVRLGLDLLGGGPRWWWWLVLGTGALSAVYGILQAAMASDLKRLLAWSTSENLGLVLVGVGAAGMFNAAGDRPLAVLALAAALLHTVNHAAFKALLFCAAGSVLHATGLRDLDRLGGLRARMPVTAGLFALAALGAVALPPGNGFTGEWLLLQTLIHGLAVPGVSTAIMLPVAVAAIALSAGLAAAVFVKALGVGFFARPRSPQAERARESPPTMLAGMGLLALACAALALAPGALAPGLDRAAAAAGLSGGRQLSGGGLRLSLHQVSASLWPLWTAGALAVALAAVLALTRAAGRRERRGQARLWDCGGGAPTPRMAYTATSFAEPLQRVFDDVLAPEQDVDITPVRESAYLVERVRFQHRVPDRIEHRLYRPVLSALTGLGTAARRLAAGSVHTYLGYGFCAVVVLLVVLAVIQ from the coding sequence GTGAGTGCCGTCGGCGCCGCCCTGACAGCGGCGGCCGTCCTCGCCGCCGTCGCGGCCGCCGCCGGGACCTGGCTGCCGGCCCGGGCCCGGGTCACCTTGGCGGGAGTGTGCACCGCGGGCCTCGGCGCGGCCGGCCTGACCGCGGGCGTCGCGGCGCTCGGCGGGCAGAGCTGGTCCGCCGATCTGCCCGACCTGCTGCCGCTGGCCGGCGCGCACCTGGCGGTGGACGCCCTGTCGGGCCTGTTCATGGCCGTGGCCGGCGCCGTGGTGCTGGCCGTCGGGGTCTACGGCATCGGCTACGCGGGCGGCGGCCACGGCCTGTCCGGGCGGGGTGTGCAGGCCGTTCTGCCGGTCTTCGCCCTGACGCTGATCCTGGTCCCGGCGGCGGCCTCGGTGTCCACCTTCCTCGTGTTGTGGGAGCTGATGGCGCTGACATCGCTGGCGCTGGTGGTGGCCGAGCACCGCGAACGCGGCTCCGTGCGGGAGGCCGGGCTCTGGTACGCGGTCATGACCCATCTGGGCCTGGTGCTGCTGCTGGTGGGCCTCGCGTGGTTCGCCGCGGAAGCCGGCGGCGAGACCTTCACCGCGCTGCGCGCGGGCGCCGCCGGGATGTCACCGGCGGCCCGCGACACCGTGTTCGTGGCGGCGGGGCTCGGCTTCGCCTCCAAGGCCGGGATGGTGCCGCTGCACGCCTGGCTGCCGCGCGCCCACCCGGAGGCGCCCAGCCATGTGTCGGCCCTGATGAGCGCGGCGATGGTCAACCTCGGTGTGTACGGGATCGTCCGGCTGGGACTCGATCTGCTGGGCGGCGGGCCGCGCTGGTGGTGGTGGCTGGTCCTGGGCACGGGTGCGCTCTCGGCGGTCTACGGCATCCTCCAGGCCGCGATGGCCTCGGACCTCAAGCGGCTGCTGGCCTGGTCGACGTCGGAGAACCTGGGCCTGGTACTCGTCGGGGTCGGCGCGGCGGGCATGTTCAACGCCGCCGGGGACCGGCCGCTGGCCGTGCTGGCGCTGGCCGCGGCCCTGCTGCACACCGTCAACCATGCCGCTTTCAAGGCGCTGCTGTTCTGCGCGGCCGGCTCGGTGCTGCACGCCACCGGACTGCGCGACCTGGACCGCCTCGGCGGGCTGCGGGCGCGGATGCCGGTGACCGCCGGGCTGTTCGCGCTCGCGGCGCTCGGCGCGGTGGCGCTGCCACCGGGCAACGGCTTCACCGGCGAGTGGCTGCTGCTCCAGACGCTGATCCACGGCCTGGCCGTCCCCGGGGTGTCCACCGCGATCATGCTGCCGGTGGCGGTCGCCGCGATCGCCCTGTCGGCCGGGCTGGCCGCCGCCGTCTTCGTCAAGGCGCTGGGCGTCGGCTTCTTCGCCCGGCCGCGCAGCCCCCAGGCGGAGCGCGCCCGGGAGAGCCCGCCCACGATGCTCGCCGGGATGGGGCTGCTGGCGCTCGCCTGCGCGGCCCTGGCACTGGCACCGGGGGCGCTGGCCCCCGGCCTGGACCGCGCCGCGGCGGCCGCCGGTCTCTCCGGGGGCCGCCAACTGTCCGGCGGGGGACTGCGACTGAGTCTCCATCAGGTCTCCGCGTCGCTGTGGCCGCTGTGGACCGCGGGCGCGCTCGCCGTGGCACTGGCCGCCGTACTGGCACTGACCCGCGCCGCCGGGCGCCGTGAGCGCCGCGGGCAGGCCAGGCTGTGGGACTGCGGCGGCGGGGCGCCGACACCGCGCATGGCCTACACCGCGACCTCCTTCGCCGAACCCCTCCAGCGCGTCTTCGACGACGTGCTCGCCCCCGAACAGGACGTGGACATCACTCCCGTACGCGAGTCGGCCTACCTGGTGGAGCGGGTCCGCTTCCAGCACCGGGTCCCCGACCGGATCGAGCACCGGCTCTACCGGCCCGTGCTGTCCGCGCTGACCGGCCTGGGCACCGCCGCCCGGCGGCTGGCGGCCGGCAGCGTGCACACGTACCTCGGCTACGGGTTCTGCGCGGTCGTGGTCCTGCTCGTCGTGCTCGCGGTGATCCAGTGA